From the genome of Methanobacterium petrolearium, one region includes:
- the minD gene encoding cell division ATPase MinD, whose product MTRVITIASGKGGVGKTTLTVNLGVALSSFGEKVILLDADVAMANLELVLCMEDKFITLYDVLLGDADIHDAVYDGPAGMKVIPAGVSLQNLRNVKIERLNEVLTSLIGETDILLIDAPAGLEKGALTAIAAAAEIIIITTPEVPSVADALKTKIVASKLGINIIGAVVNRCNNDKIFLSVREIESILEIPVISSIPEDPQVSRASVFGEPFVIKNIQSPAYNSIMQLGADIVGASYTPVGPDKEGVIAKLFQGLLGKR is encoded by the coding sequence ATGACAAGGGTTATTACAATTGCATCAGGAAAAGGAGGGGTTGGTAAAACAACTTTGACAGTCAATCTTGGAGTTGCCCTATCAAGTTTCGGTGAAAAAGTTATTTTATTAGATGCTGATGTTGCAATGGCGAATCTTGAATTAGTTTTATGTATGGAAGATAAATTTATAACGTTATATGATGTTCTTTTAGGTGATGCTGATATTCATGATGCTGTTTATGATGGTCCTGCCGGAATGAAAGTTATACCTGCAGGAGTATCTTTACAAAACCTTCGCAATGTAAAAATCGAACGTTTAAATGAAGTTTTAACATCCTTAATTGGAGAAACGGATATTCTTCTCATTGATGCTCCTGCAGGACTGGAAAAGGGTGCGTTGACAGCAATTGCTGCAGCTGCAGAGATTATTATAATTACAACCCCTGAAGTTCCATCAGTGGCAGATGCCCTCAAGACTAAAATTGTTGCTAGTAAGCTTGGAATTAATATCATTGGAGCTGTAGTAAATCGATGCAATAATGATAAAATATTTTTATCTGTTAGAGAAATTGAATCCATTCTTGAAATTCCAGTTATATCATCAATACCTGAAGATCCACAAGTTAGTCGGGCTTCTGTTTTTGGTGAACCTTTTGTTATTAAAAATATTCAATCTCCAGCTTATAATTCAATAATGCAGTTGGGTGCTGATATTGTGGGTGCTTCTTACACTCCTGTTGGACCAGACAAAGAGGGAGTTATCGCTAAACTATTTCAAGGATTACTGGGGAAAAGATGA
- a CDS encoding roadblock/LC7 domain-containing protein, with translation MVEVKMAETNNNTKNDLKFKNENIKIYNTNKNYERILKSINRVKGVKELLLIDQEGRPLAQYDEGKSELGRIPLAALAALQEMMQTISYGVLEQLIVETDIGKILIGKLNEKFALVIITDKNTNIGMIRELLKKDQNFLRFKSNF, from the coding sequence ATGGTTGAAGTAAAAATGGCGGAAACAAATAATAATACAAAAAACGACTTAAAATTTAAAAATGAGAATATAAAAATTTATAATACGAATAAAAACTATGAAAGAATCTTAAAATCGATTAATAGGGTTAAGGGTGTCAAAGAATTGTTATTGATAGATCAGGAGGGACGGCCTTTAGCTCAGTATGATGAGGGCAAATCTGAATTAGGACGCATTCCGTTAGCTGCTTTAGCTGCGTTACAAGAAATGATGCAAACAATAAGTTATGGGGTGTTAGAACAATTAATTGTTGAAACAGACATAGGAAAAATTCTAATTGGAAAACTAAATGAAAAATTTGCATTGGTTATTATAACAGATAAAAATACCAACATCGGAATGATACGAGAATTGTTAAAAAAAGATCAAAACTTTTTAAGATTCAAATCAAATTTTTAG
- a CDS encoding DUF1622 domain-containing protein, producing the protein MFEEFIHYISYSLAVFGAILVFYGGIRAVFRIIAKELFRKSYQYHDIRLDFTTRIVLGLEFFIAADLIKSILQPTLNDLIVLAVIVAIRTVVGYSLNAELKELSDNK; encoded by the coding sequence ATGTTTGAAGAATTTATTCATTATATTTCTTATTCTTTAGCCGTATTTGGGGCTATTTTAGTTTTTTACGGTGGAATAAGGGCAGTTTTTCGGATTATAGCCAAAGAACTTTTTAGAAAATCATACCAATACCATGACATACGCCTGGACTTCACTACCAGAATAGTTCTGGGTCTGGAGTTTTTCATTGCCGCTGATCTGATTAAAAGCATACTTCAACCCACTTTAAACGATCTCATAGTTCTGGCGGTTATTGTTGCCATAAGGACTGTGGTAGGATACTCTTTAAATGCTGAATTAAAAGAATTATCAGATAATAAGTGA
- the map gene encoding type II methionyl aminopeptidase yields MIEMYQKAGKIVKEVRQMAVDEVHEGMKVLTLIDLIESEIKKRGGLPAFPCNISINEVTAHYTSPSGDKSILKEGDLVKIDLGAHVEGYIADSATSVMIGSGEGPFRCGDKNYTPEKQMKMIETVNNALEVAISTVRPGCQLGKIGTAVEEYINSQGFVPVANLTGHSMSRWILHSGLSIPSVKENNPHELEEGDILAIEPFVTDGVGMVGDMKDTFIFKFLRDRPLRLNDARKLLEIIKRDYKNLPFAQRWLEEEPKIRKVNLAMRQLISSRAIYPYHVLREKSGARVAQAEHTVIVESDGCKVLT; encoded by the coding sequence ATGATAGAAATGTACCAAAAAGCAGGTAAAATTGTAAAAGAAGTTAGACAAATGGCAGTTGATGAAGTTCATGAAGGAATGAAAGTTTTAACCCTGATAGATCTCATTGAATCAGAAATCAAAAAAAGAGGAGGTTTACCAGCTTTCCCCTGTAACATATCTATAAATGAAGTCACTGCTCATTACACTTCACCATCAGGAGATAAATCCATTTTAAAAGAAGGAGATCTGGTAAAAATTGATCTTGGAGCCCATGTAGAAGGTTACATAGCTGATTCTGCAACCAGCGTGATGATCGGCTCAGGAGAAGGGCCTTTTCGATGTGGAGACAAAAATTATACTCCTGAAAAACAGATGAAAATGATTGAAACTGTTAATAATGCCTTGGAAGTTGCCATTAGTACTGTTCGGCCAGGTTGTCAGTTGGGTAAGATTGGTACGGCTGTTGAAGAGTACATTAATTCCCAGGGGTTTGTTCCAGTTGCAAATTTGACTGGTCACAGTATGAGTAGGTGGATTCTCCATTCTGGCTTATCCATACCAAGCGTGAAGGAGAATAATCCTCATGAATTAGAGGAAGGGGATATTCTGGCAATTGAACCTTTCGTAACTGATGGTGTGGGCATGGTGGGAGACATGAAAGACACATTCATCTTCAAATTCCTGCGTGACCGACCATTACGCCTGAATGATGCCCGAAAATTGCTTGAAATAATAAAAAGGGACTATAAAAATCTTCCTTTCGCCCAAAGATGGTTAGAAGAAGAGCCTAAGATAAGGAAAGTTAATTTAGCCATGAGACAGCTTATTTCTTCCCGGGCTATTTATCCATACCATGTGCTTCGTGAAAAAAGTGGTGCCAGGGTTGCCCAAGCTGAACATACCGTGATTGTGGAATCAGATGGCTGCAAGGTATTAACTTAA